The Lewinella sp. 4G2 nucleotide sequence TACCCCAGTGGATCTACTTCAGACCGGGGCAAAATATGGCTACCAACTTTATCGTGAACAATCGGTCTACTCCGGCGGGGCCATGGGTTACCGGCACTACCTGACGGCTAAACTATTGGCCGAGCCCAACGCCGATCTTAATGCAGTAAAGGAGGAGTATTTCCGCCTAGCTTTCGGGCCCGCCGCCGCCAAAATGCGTGAACTATACGATGTCGTATGGTACGGTTTTAACGGTAAACAGGATTTGCAACTTAGCGTCCAGCTCATTAATGAGGCTGACGCACTTACCCGCAACGATCCCGCAATCCAAAAACGAATCGCCGACGTAATGGCCTACGTGATCTATCTCGACCGCGCACTCGGCATTTCCGGCTCAGCCGATGTTGCCGGTATTGAAAGCTTGCTGGCTTACGCTAGTAGCATTGATGATCGGATGATGGTCAATACCGAACACCTGGCGCGCCACTTCCGAAATATGCTGCGTAAAACGCATGCGATCAGTATTCCAAAGGGTCCAGGTCTCAGCCCTCAGCTTGACGACCGTGCAGTGCGGAACCTATTTGCAACTCTTGATCCAGGCACAGCACCCGCGGCAGCGCCCAAAATGGCTACCGTAGGCAAAGCGAAATTTCCCGATGAACGACTTGGTGAACCGATGCTGTCCCTCCGTGGTGGTAGTGAATTTGGCCTGCAGGATATTGATAGTGATGGCTTTATTAACACCCAAATCACTACGACGGGATTAGGAAAATCAGACTTGTTCATCGCTTTGGACTTCTTTACGGATTCTGGCGAATTGGTACGCAGCGAGAAAATTTCCACCAATAACAAGCAGGCAAAAACACTGCGAATCCCCGTACCGCGAGGTGGGACGCTGCGCCTTAAATGCCACGCACGCGGAGGCCGGTATGCCCTGAAAATCACTGAGGAAGTACGATTTTGGGAGGGGCAATCGCTCAGGCTATCAAAACCCTTTTCCGGGCTCGTTTACCTGGATTTGGATGCCAAAAGAAAAGTAATTAAACCCAGCCCCAATGCCGCCAACCTAACCGCAGTAGGTCGTACTACCGGCCGAGAGGCCTCAATCACCGGCGGCCGTAGCTTGGACCTTAACCAGGTGTTTGAAGGGGAAAGCATTATCGCGATCAGTGGCTTAAATAGCAGTTTTGTATCCCCGGATAGGCTGCGGTTGTTCTTTGATTATGCTCCGTAGTGGCTTTTCTACGGGATGAGTAGTTAGATTTGATATGATCTAATTTTCTTACACTTGTCGCTTGAAATGAGCGTACAGTGGAGGAAGATCGCCGCGGGATTTCATATGATATGGTAGAGAGCAATGCAATTTCATTTACCAATTTCTTTGAAAAGATACCAAACTGATGAGCAATGTCGGCACTATAAAAGTCGATCTACGCACTAAAGTTAAATACTACTGCGATACCTAGGGCTTACGAAGGGCGGGCCAGTGAATTAGATAGACATTACATCGTTTGCTTTTATCAGCTCGCCAAAAAGTGCGCTCTTCCCACCTCCTGAACTACCTTTACGGCAACTCCACCCCTTCCCCATGATCCCACTCTCCATCCCCAACCTAGCCGGCAACGAATGGGCCTACGTCAAGCAGTGCCTCGATACTGGGTGGGTCTCCTCCGCCGGAAAGTTCGTCAATCAGTTTGAGGACGAGGTGCGGGGCTTCACCGGGGCCGGCCACGCCATCGCGTGTATGAATGGTACGGCAGCCCTTCACGTAGCGCAAATTATTGCCGGAGTCGGACCTGGTGACTTGGTCATCGCCCCCAACATCACTTTCGTAGCGACGCTGAACAGCATCAGTTACACGGGGGCGGAGGCCATTCTGCTGGATACAAATCCCGCTACCTGGCAGTTGGATCTTGACGTCCTAGAACGCTTCTTTGAGGAGGAATGCGAACTCACCGACCAGGGTCTTATCCACAAAGCTGATGGAAAAACGATCAAGGCCGTCATGCCCGTCCACGTACTGGGGAATATGTGTGACATGGCCCGCCTATCCGAACTTTGCACCCGCGTCAGCGCCCCGATAATTGAAGACAGCACGGAAGCGCTTGGTTCGACTTTCCGCGGTAAACACGCCGGAACTTTTGGGTTGTTCGGAACGAGTAGTTTTAATGGAAATAAAATCATCACCACTGGCGGCGGAGGAATGATCTTTACAAATGATGCTGATTTAGCCGCCCGCGCTAAGCACCTGACCACCACGGCCAAAACGGATCCGCTCGACTATTTCCACGATGAAGTGGGGTATAATTACCGCCTGGTAAATATCCTGGCTGCCGTGGGTGTCGCGCAAATGGAACAATTATCTGGCATAATTGAGACCAAGAAATTTATTGACGAATATTACCGGAGTGAACTCGCTGGGGTAGGGGACATTCGTTTTCAAAAAATTACGGATGGGGTGGACGCCAATTGCTGGTTATTCACTTTCCGGACCAGTCGGATGCGAGAATTGCTTACTTACCTAAACGCAAACGGTGTGCAAAGCCGGCCGTTTTGGACGCCTATGAATCAACTCCCGATGTACAATGGTTACCGGTATTATCACGTCAGTGATGAGAGTAGTAAGCTCCACGCGGAAGCCATCAGTATACCGAGCTCCAGCAACCTAACCGAGACGGATTTGGCTACCGTTGTGGCCACCATCAAAAATTTTTACGCTAGCTAAGCCTATGGCCTCCTTCGATTTACACGCATTTATTAACCAATACGTCACCGGGCGGGACGAAAGTCTATTTACCCGTGACCTGGCCGAGAACCACGACGCCATGGCGGCGCGCATTGATGGCAAGCGACTGCTCGTCATTGGTGGCGCCGGCACTATAGGAAGTTCATTCATCCGGGCTGCGCTGCAATTTCACCCCGCCAAATTAGTAGTGGTAGATACCAATGAAAATGGACTGACGGAACTGACCCGAGACCTCCGTTCCGCCGGTAAATTTAACGTGCCAGCTGATTATTTGACGTATCCAATGGACTTCGGCGCGCCGGTATTTGAAAAAATGTTCCGCCACCATGGCGGCTTTGATATTGTCGCAAATTTCGCGGCGCACAAACACGTACGGAGCGAAAAAGACCGCTTCAGCATCGAAGCGATGTTGAATAATAATGTCTTCAAAGCGAAGGATCTACTTGATCTTTTATTAGAATATAAGCCCGAGCGCTACTTCAGCGTGAGTACGGACAAAGCGGCCAATCCCGTTAACGTGATGGGCGCGAGTAAGAAATTAATGGAGGAAGTTATTTTGGCTTACGGTCGCGATTTCCCCGTTACTACCGCCCGTTTCGCTAACGTCGCATTCAGCAATGGCAGCCTCCCCGCCGGCTTCCTGGAGCGACTCAACAAACGTCAGCCGCTTAGTGCGCCGACCAACGTCAAGCGTTATTTCGTGAGCCCGGATGAGTCCGGCCAATTATGTCTTATCGCATGTATTCTCGGCGAAACGGGGCAGGTGTTCTTCCCCAAATTGGGCGAGGAACAGATGATCACTTTTAGCGGCATTGGCGAAGACTTTTTGCGTGTCCAGGGTTTCACGCCACTTTACTGTGAGACGGAGGAAGAGGCGCTGTCGCGGGTGCAAAGCATGGGGGCAAGCAGTACGGAATACCCCGTATTATTCCACCCCGCCACGACGAGTGGTGAAAAAAGCTTTGAAGAATTTTATACCCCCGGCGAAGAGGTGGACCTCCAACGTTTCGCCGAACTCGGTTTCGTGAAAAACGCCGCCCGCAGGGATCGGGAAGAACTTAGTCCGTTGATTAAAGAGATCCAGGATTTAATGGACCGCCCCACCGTAACGAAAGCAGACATCGTTGGTGCCCTTGCAGAACGGATACCAAATTTTGCGCATATCGAGACGGGGAAGAGTTTGGACGGAAAAATGTAATGGGAACCAATGACCTAAATACACAACCAATCCTGGTAGGCATGGGTGGCCATGCCCTAGTCGTTCGGGAATTACTGGAATCTCTTGGCTTTTCCCCGAAAGGATATTTGGACGATTCTTCAGGCGATGACTTCGCGGAAAAGCTGCCTTACCTGGGGAGTGAAAGTTCCCCCGAAATCCAACCGTTATTGCGGGAACACCCACTTTGCATTACCGTGGGTACCAATGCTATTCGGGCACGCCTGGATGAACAGTTAAGCAGTTTGGGAGGGCAGATACTGGAGCCCATTATCCACCCCACTGCTTACGTTTCCGATTCCGCTTCATTGGCAGCTGGAACGCAAGTACTCCCGCAGGCTGCGGTTAACGCGCGTTCCGTAGTTGGCCGCTGCGTAATTATCAACACCAGTGCGATTGTGGAGCACGAATGCCAGATTGGGGATTACTGTCATTTGGCCCCAGGGTCAGTACTGGCAGGAAATGTCACGCTGGGGAAAAGCGTTTTTGTGGGGGCTAACGCTAGTATTATTCAAGGTATTAAAGTGGGCGAAAAGGTCATCATTGGTGCGGGAGCGGTGGTTATTCGCGACGTTCCGGCTGGCGCCACCGTGGTGGGTAATCCCGCCCGGATCATTAAACTAAGGTAAATGAGTCAACGCCAAAGAACATTGATCATCGCCGAAGCCGGCGTTAACCACAACGGAAGTCTGGAGCTAGCTAAGCAGCTAATTGATGCTGCCGCTGCCGCGGGGGTTGACTACGTGAAATTTCAAACCTTCAAGACGGAGAAACTGGTAAGTAAGGCTGCCGCCAAAGCGGACTACCAGGTGGCCAATACCGGCGATGCGGTGGAGACCCAGTTTGAAATGATCAAAAAACTGGAGATCGATGCGGATACCCATCGATTGTTGATTGACTATTGCTCGGAAAAAGGAATCCAATTCTTCAGTACCGCCTTTGACCTGGATAGCATTGATTTGCTGGAAGAGTTGGGACTTGATTTGTATAAAGTTCCCTCGGGCGAAATGACGAATCTTCCTTACCTAAGGGCAATCGCCGCTAAAGGAAAGCCGGTCATCCTCTCCACCGGTATGTGCACCCTGTCGGATATCGAAGCAGCGCTGAACGTGATGTTGGCGGCAGGTCAGGACCGGGAACGAATTACCATTCTTCACTGCAACACTGAATATCCTACCCCGATGGAGGACGTAAACCTCCGGGCCATGCAAACCATCGGGACAGCCTTCGGGGTACGGGTGGGCTATTCGGACCACACCCTGGGCATTGAGGTGCCCATCGCAGCGGTAGCCATGGGCGCCGTCTGCATCGAGAAACACTTCACCCTCGACCGAACTATGGAAGGCCCCGACCATCGAGCTAGCCTGGAACCGAATGAGCTCAAGGCCATGGTCAGCGCCATTCGAAATATCGAAGTTGCGTTGGGCTCAACTCAAAAACTTCCTTCCTCTTCGGAGCGGAAGAACATCCCCATCGCCAGGAAATCCATCTTCGTCAGTAAGGATCTCCCGAAGGGTCACGTCCTGACGGAAGCCGACCTCAGTATGATGCGACCTGGAGACGGTATCTCGCCCATGCGTATGGAAGAGTTAATTGGTCGCTCGCTGAGCCGCCCCCTCGCCGCGGCCACCAAAATTGCTTTGGGTGATTACCAGTAAGGATAAGATGATGACGGTTCGGCTCATCACCACTTCCCGTGCGGATTATGGTATCTATGCGTCCCTGCTGACAGCCTTGGAAGCTGACCCTGCGATTGATCTTCAATTGGTGGTGGCTGGTACTCACTTGTCAAAAGAGCATGGATATACTGTCACCGCGATTGAGCTCGATGGGTATCAAATAGCCGGAAGGGTTGAAACGGTACCAAGCGATGACTCGCCCGCCGGCATTGCCCGGATGCTGGGGGAAGCCACCCGTAAATTTGCCGACCTCTGGGCGGAAATAGCCGATAACACTGATTGGGTCATTGCGTTGGGTGACCGCTACGAGATGTTCGCCGCCGTTGCAGCTACCGTCCCTTTCAACCTGCGGGTGGCGCACCTTCACGGCGGAGAGACTTCTTTGGGAGCAATCGATGATAAGTTTCGGCATGCCATCACGGTGATGTCCACCGCTCACTTTACCGCAACTGCAGCTTACGCAGATCGCGTCACGGAGCTTATTGGGAGCGAACGGAGCGTGCACTACGTTGGTGCGCCGGCTTTGGACGGGCTGGAAGAAATGGAACTCTTTGAACCGCAAGAAATGCTTCCAACTTTCGGAACGGACTTTTCGGAGCCACCCATCCTGGTAACTTTTCATCCCGAAACCGTTGCCACTAAACGGAACCAGGTGTACGGAGAGGCCCTTTGTAGTGCATTAGCTAGACTTTCTGGTCAGTATCCGGTAGTGATTACCATGCCGAACGCCGATACCATGGGCTCAGTACTTCGGCAACAATTCAATAATTTGGCTGATGATAATGATCGGATAACTACGATCGAGAATTTCGGTAAAAAGGGGTACTTCTCCGCCATGAAACACTGTGCTTTTCTGCTGGGCAATACTTCCAGTGGAATCATTGAGGCCGCTTCTTTCGGTAAATATGCCATCAATTTGGGTAACCGTCAGGACGGCCGTATGCGAAGCCCAAACCTCATCGACGTAGAAGTAGACGAACAAGCCATCTTGTCAGCTGTCGATATTCTCAGGACAAAAGGCTTTCTTTATGCCGGGGATAATGTCTACCGGAAAGATAGCCCCGCAGCTGCCGCTATTGTCGCGGCCCTAAAAGCAGCCAATGATTAATAGTATTCAACGCCACCTATTACCGCAATCAGCTAGCGTAAGGGAGGCCCTTGCCCGCCTCGACAAACTGGCTTCCGATGCTGTTGTTTTTCTGATCAAAGACAGAAATATCTTGGTCGGTTCCATCACCGACGGAGACATCCGCCGCGGCTTGATCAACGGCCTGACACTGGAAACACCCCTGATGGAGTTTGTTCAGGCTGCCCCTAAAGCGTTTCGCCGCTCGACCTTCAACCTGCAGCAAATGCAGGAATGGCGAGAGAAGAACTTCAGGATATTACCGGTCATCAACGATGAAAACCGGATTGTGGACATCATCAATTTCCGCAAGCAACGCTCCTTTCTGCCGATGGATGCAGTAATCATGGCCGGTGGGGTAGGGAGCCGTCTCCGACCCTTGACGCTTGATACCCCAAAACCGCTGCTGAAGGTGGGGGATAAGCCCATCATCGAGCACAACATTGAAAGGCTCAGGTCATTCGGCGTAGTCAACCTGACCATCAGTATCAAGTACCTCGGCCAACAGCTGATCGATTATTTTGGTGATGGCAGCGACCGTGGAATGAATATCACCTACGTCACCGAAGACGAACCGCGGGGAACAATTGGCGCCGTGAGTGAGATCCAGGAGATATTTAATCCCTACGTACTCGTCATGAATTCAGATTTGCTGACGACTATTGACCTCGAAGAAATGTTTTCGGAAATGCTCGCGAAAGAAGCGGACATGACCGTCGCTACCGTGCCCTACGAAGTAGAAATTCCCTATGGTGTAATCGAGACCGAAGGTGATCTGATCAAAGCGCTCAAGGAGAAGCCCACCTACACGTACTACTCCAACGCCGGGATCTACATCATCCGCAAAGAGCATATCGCTAAGGTGCCCGCGACGGGCCGGTACAGTGCTCCGGATCTGATGGAGAATCTCTACACCTCCGACCACCGGGTGACTCACTTCCCCATCCTGGGCTACTGGCTTGATATTGGCAAGCATAACGACTTTGAGAAGGCGCAGCGGGACATTGAACACTTGAAGCTTTAAGTGAACAGGAGAAATTCCACCCCGGTATACCTGTGTACGGCGACTTAGGACCTTTTATGCAAGGCATCACCGAATGGCTTATTGCGCAAGAAGAAATTTGCATTTAAGGGGAGTCAGTCTCTCAGGTAGGTATAAGTTGTGTTAGCCCGTAATTATGCCAACCCTCCTAATCATCTCCCAAACCCTCCCCCCCCGGCCAGCCGCCGGAACCCGCCGCTTGCGCTACCTCGCCGAGCAGGCCCTGAATAACTACGACCGCGTTTTCGCCATCCAACTAGACCGGGGCTACGCGGGCGAAACCATCCCCGGCGTGGTGACGACGGTACTACCCGCCCGAGATCTGCGCGCGGCCGTATCCCCCGATTCCCCGGCGGGCACCGTCGCAAAGTCCGGAGAGCCCAGGTGGAAAGCCCACCTCCGCCACCTCCGCCACTCCTTCCCCTTAGTTTGGTTTTTTGATGATGGTGGCCCGATCTACCGGCGCAAAGCCTTTGTCCGGGCTTGCCAACTCGTGGAAGAAGAAGGCATCACTCACCTTCTCTCCTCCTTCCGCCCCTACTCCGATCACCTAGTCGCTAAACGCCTCAAAGCCCGCTACCCCCACCTCCACTGGGTCGCCGATTTCCGCGACCTCCCCGTCGATCCCATCCGCCAGGATGTTTGGTCGCCCAACCTCCAAACCTGGTGGGGCAAACGCGTCATCGCGGCGGCGGATGAAGTCTGGTGCGTCTCCCGCGGCCAGCGGGCACAGCTGCGGGGCTGGCACTCCAACATCAAGGTCCGCTACAATCCACTACTCACCTTGCCGCCAGCAAGCACTGCCCCGGTATCCGATCAATTCACCATTGTCCACACCGGCAGCGTGTATCCCGGTTTGCAGTCCGCAGAACCCCTGGTTCAAGTATTGTCAAAATTATTGGCAGAGGGTGCCGTCCAGCCCCACCAACTCTGCATTAAGTACCGGGGAAAAGATGGCGGGGTATTCCAAAAAATGATGCGCGGTCTTCCGCAGGAGTGCCTGGATATCCAACCTTCCATTGCACCCGCGGCAGCGCAAAAAATGCAACGCGAGGCACAAGTATTATTAATGATGAATTGGTCCGCCCCCAATTATTACGGCGTCCTTACCGCCAAGCTCTGGGATTACCTCGCCACCGGCCGCCCCATCCTCGCCCTCGTCAATGGCCCGGGCGATGTCGAATTAAATGAAATAATCACGGGCGCTGCCGCAGGTGCCACCTTCGGGAACGATAACGGACCCACCTTAAAAACATTCGTATCCAATTTAATTAATACTTGGAAACAGCAGAATTCTGTACCGTGGACAGTTAATGTCGAGTTTCTTAAAAAGTATCGATGACTTGCTGGGACGTTAGATTTTAGACGTTAGATTTTGGACGTGATATCTTATCCCCCCGGACTGAATTCGTCCCTTAACCGTGGTAGTGATTTCTCGGCGGAAAGGCGTAAAGAAATCTGCATTGTTCGAGCACGCAAATGATTAAGGCTTTACCCACACAATTATGCAATCAATTGAATGAAGTGCAGCGCTAAAGGCGGATGGCGAGTTTGCAGATTTTAGCCTTTGCGCCGAGAAATCGCGTTAAGCCACGGTTACAGGACAAGACTTTTGCTTCTTTTGGTCACAAAAGAAGTGTTACAAAAGAAATGACTGAAAATCCCGGCCGGAGGTCGGGAACCGGGAAACCACAGCCTTACATTCGCACTACAACAACCGCTAAACACGACCTGAAGCAGCAGAGAATACCCCCATGCCAACCCACCTAATCATCCCAACCCACAACCGCCCCAACCTCCTAAGCCGCTGCCTAAAAAGCATCGCCGCCCTCGGAGAAGAACTAACCGGTACGGTAGTGCACGTGGTAGAAAATGGGTCAAACGTATCACAAGCAATCGCGCAGCAATACGCGCAACAACTCAACCTCCGCTTCACCCAAACCGAACGCGGCAACAAGAGCCTGGCGCTGAACCAAGTCATTAAGGACATCGGAAATGATAACCTGCTGATCTTCCTCGACGACGACGTCGCCGTCCGCCCCGGCATCATCACTGCTTTCCAAAAGGCCCACGACAAATATGGCCCCGGCCACTACTTCGGTGGCGTGCTGTACCCCGACTACGAAGTAGAACCGAAGGCCGAACACCGCTCCCACCTCCCGCCCTCCGCCAGAATGATCGACAATTCTCAGGGTAAGGACTACCGGGAATTCACCGAA carries:
- a CDS encoding glycosyltransferase family A protein — protein: MPTHLIIPTHNRPNLLSRCLKSIAALGEELTGTVVHVVENGSNVSQAIAQQYAQQLNLRFTQTERGNKSLALNQVIKDIGNDNLLIFLDDDVAVRPGIITAFQKAHDKYGPGHYFGGVLYPDYEVEPKAEHRSHLPPSARMIDNSQGKDYREFTEFQLFMGAVWACHAGDLAAIGGFNAAFGPGAKSGARGQEMDAELRLFENGVKPVFVRAAAVDHYVTAKMVTPDYAVERIFLSSMHLGRERPALIHSLGLTAKLIYSFLLLPFAPNSIGHRYRIAKAAGYFIGLARRSDD
- a CDS encoding polysaccharide biosynthesis protein, with the protein product MASFDLHAFINQYVTGRDESLFTRDLAENHDAMAARIDGKRLLVIGGAGTIGSSFIRAALQFHPAKLVVVDTNENGLTELTRDLRSAGKFNVPADYLTYPMDFGAPVFEKMFRHHGGFDIVANFAAHKHVRSEKDRFSIEAMLNNNVFKAKDLLDLLLEYKPERYFSVSTDKAANPVNVMGASKKLMEEVILAYGRDFPVTTARFANVAFSNGSLPAGFLERLNKRQPLSAPTNVKRYFVSPDESGQLCLIACILGETGQVFFPKLGEEQMITFSGIGEDFLRVQGFTPLYCETEEEALSRVQSMGASSTEYPVLFHPATTSGEKSFEEFYTPGEEVDLQRFAELGFVKNAARRDREELSPLIKEIQDLMDRPTVTKADIVGALAERIPNFAHIETGKSLDGKM
- a CDS encoding acetyltransferase; protein product: MGGHALVVRELLESLGFSPKGYLDDSSGDDFAEKLPYLGSESSPEIQPLLREHPLCITVGTNAIRARLDEQLSSLGGQILEPIIHPTAYVSDSASLAAGTQVLPQAAVNARSVVGRCVIINTSAIVEHECQIGDYCHLAPGSVLAGNVTLGKSVFVGANASIIQGIKVGEKVIIGAGAVVIRDVPAGATVVGNPARIIKLR
- a CDS encoding DUF4838 domain-containing protein, with protein sequence MRCYLFLVLLISGFGSCAKQVIETAPASSMASNGQAISILSEALTSAGLEVEVVRSDELRVAGKGLVLAVDASLPPNVAYQVSSRGGNSIVVKARNESLLADAAYGLLRELGFKYLHPAPGWSIVPKLSSQDLNAINLTGSNAFPYAKIFSSRSINGLPAYGEWLQQNGVYSITNVQLGHYGVTFNKRYRDQIESNPEWRPIVNGQRIKYNKKMKLDYTHPGVIQLMKSDAEKNLRKLIAADVPPPYFISVEPTDRGGFTERPYRKGSSVSDQVFFAANEVAKHLSSVHPEANASLLAYTHHSDLPSFPLEPNVAVTVVTGWFQYTGSTENLLQQWGRSSLDYLGLRTYSGVPKAKEVRVQFPAPATPVDLLQTGAKYGYQLYREQSVYSGGAMGYRHYLTAKLLAEPNADLNAVKEEYFRLAFGPAAAKMRELYDVVWYGFNGKQDLQLSVQLINEADALTRNDPAIQKRIADVMAYVIYLDRALGISGSADVAGIESLLAYASSIDDRMMVNTEHLARHFRNMLRKTHAISIPKGPGLSPQLDDRAVRNLFATLDPGTAPAAAPKMATVGKAKFPDERLGEPMLSLRGGSEFGLQDIDSDGFINTQITTTGLGKSDLFIALDFFTDSGELVRSEKISTNNKQAKTLRIPVPRGGTLRLKCHARGGRYALKITEEVRFWEGQSLRLSKPFSGLVYLDLDAKRKVIKPSPNAANLTAVGRTTGREASITGGRSLDLNQVFEGESIIAISGLNSSFVSPDRLRLFFDYAP
- the neuB gene encoding N-acetylneuraminate synthase; amino-acid sequence: MSQRQRTLIIAEAGVNHNGSLELAKQLIDAAAAAGVDYVKFQTFKTEKLVSKAAAKADYQVANTGDAVETQFEMIKKLEIDADTHRLLIDYCSEKGIQFFSTAFDLDSIDLLEELGLDLYKVPSGEMTNLPYLRAIAAKGKPVILSTGMCTLSDIEAALNVMLAAGQDRERITILHCNTEYPTPMEDVNLRAMQTIGTAFGVRVGYSDHTLGIEVPIAAVAMGAVCIEKHFTLDRTMEGPDHRASLEPNELKAMVSAIRNIEVALGSTQKLPSSSERKNIPIARKSIFVSKDLPKGHVLTEADLSMMRPGDGISPMRMEELIGRSLSRPLAAATKIALGDYQ
- a CDS encoding LegC family aminotransferase encodes the protein MIPLSIPNLAGNEWAYVKQCLDTGWVSSAGKFVNQFEDEVRGFTGAGHAIACMNGTAALHVAQIIAGVGPGDLVIAPNITFVATLNSISYTGAEAILLDTNPATWQLDLDVLERFFEEECELTDQGLIHKADGKTIKAVMPVHVLGNMCDMARLSELCTRVSAPIIEDSTEALGSTFRGKHAGTFGLFGTSSFNGNKIITTGGGGMIFTNDADLAARAKHLTTTAKTDPLDYFHDEVGYNYRLVNILAAVGVAQMEQLSGIIETKKFIDEYYRSELAGVGDIRFQKITDGVDANCWLFTFRTSRMRELLTYLNANGVQSRPFWTPMNQLPMYNGYRYYHVSDESSKLHAEAISIPSSSNLTETDLATVVATIKNFYAS
- a CDS encoding nucleotidyltransferase family protein, whose protein sequence is MINSIQRHLLPQSASVREALARLDKLASDAVVFLIKDRNILVGSITDGDIRRGLINGLTLETPLMEFVQAAPKAFRRSTFNLQQMQEWREKNFRILPVINDENRIVDIINFRKQRSFLPMDAVIMAGGVGSRLRPLTLDTPKPLLKVGDKPIIEHNIERLRSFGVVNLTISIKYLGQQLIDYFGDGSDRGMNITYVTEDEPRGTIGAVSEIQEIFNPYVLVMNSDLLTTIDLEEMFSEMLAKEADMTVATVPYEVEIPYGVIETEGDLIKALKEKPTYTYYSNAGIYIIRKEHIAKVPATGRYSAPDLMENLYTSDHRVTHFPILGYWLDIGKHNDFEKAQRDIEHLKL
- the neuC gene encoding UDP-N-acetylglucosamine 2-epimerase, whose product is MITSKDKMMTVRLITTSRADYGIYASLLTALEADPAIDLQLVVAGTHLSKEHGYTVTAIELDGYQIAGRVETVPSDDSPAGIARMLGEATRKFADLWAEIADNTDWVIALGDRYEMFAAVAATVPFNLRVAHLHGGETSLGAIDDKFRHAITVMSTAHFTATAAYADRVTELIGSERSVHYVGAPALDGLEEMELFEPQEMLPTFGTDFSEPPILVTFHPETVATKRNQVYGEALCSALARLSGQYPVVITMPNADTMGSVLRQQFNNLADDNDRITTIENFGKKGYFSAMKHCAFLLGNTSSGIIEAASFGKYAINLGNRQDGRMRSPNLIDVEVDEQAILSAVDILRTKGFLYAGDNVYRKDSPAAAAIVAALKAAND